The following coding sequences are from one Diospyros lotus cultivar Yz01 chromosome 7, ASM1463336v1, whole genome shotgun sequence window:
- the LOC127806280 gene encoding uncharacterized protein LOC127806280: MDEVVVAVEKAKKDWDEACGRIKETIKSIEEYGKSTGTPTVEQKNSLPRLNGIAQDDLAILKALQFNLDLLAPQLPTDDEIQAAQSLLGSWKTQIQTLRVSLRNANLQAKANMRKTAQEERERLLGGGEESTIRRRNLQTKAGMTQAAESITESLRRTRQLMVQEVERSASTLATVEESTGVLRKAESEYKGHRSLLMRTRNLLSNMQRQDVLDRLILAVGFLLFSCVVLYVVSKRMGILKLQRKVTAALKAGMAGQAANVVELRRDRDGVNLVGRRDDAAPEVVVPLEHRIRDEL; the protein is encoded by the exons ATGGACGAAGTTGTGGTGGCCGTGGAGAAGGCGAAGAAGGATTGGGACGAGGCGTGCGGAAGAATCAAAGAGACGATCAAGTCGATCGAAGAGTACGGTAAATCCACGGGAACGCCCACTGTTGAGCAGAAGAATTCGCTTCCCAGATTGAATGGGATCGCACAAGACGACCTCGCTATACTCAAGGCGTTGCAGTTCAATCTCGATCTTCTCGCCCCTCAGCTACCCACGGACGATGAAATTCAGGCCGCCCAGTCCTTGCTCGGATCCTGGAAAACCCAAATCCAAAC TTTGCGGGTGAGTTTGAGAAATGCTAATTTGCAAGCAAAGGCTAACATGAGGAAAACAGCTCAGGAAGAG AGAGAACGTCTTTTGGGAGGAGGAGAAGAGTCCACAATTCGTCGGCGCAATTTACA GACAAAAGCTGGAATGACACAAGCTGCAGAAAGCATCACTGAAAGCCTTCGGAGAACTCGTCAACTGATGGTTCAG GAGGTTGAAAGAAGTGCAAGCACACTTGCGACTGTTg AGGAATCAACTGGAGTACTGAGGAAGGCTGAAAGTGAATACAAGGGACACCGCTCGTTGCTCATGCGAACCAGAAACCTACTCTCAAACATGCAACGTCAGGATGTCCTCGACAG GTTGATACTTGCCGTTGGATTTCTGTTGTTCTCCTGTGTGGTTCTTTATGTTGTTTCGAAGCGCATGGGGATACTCAAGTTACAGAGGAAAGTTACTGCCGCTCTGAAGGCTGGCATGGCTGGACAAGCAGCAAACGTTGTTGAACTAAGACGTGATAGAGATGGCGTAAACCTCGTTGGACGCCGCGACGACGCTGCTCCCGAGGTGGTTGTACCGCTTGAACATAGGATTCGCGATGAGCTCTGA
- the LOC127806332 gene encoding agamous-like MADS-box protein AGL80 produces MVMKKVELAWIVNNPARKAALKRRKHGLSKKAKELSSLCDAEVGFVLTSQDDGLRTVWPSEEAVKLLFDRFEMLPPTEQTQKMENQERYLFQIAIKEVDKINRGRKKNNGEEAQEMLNRICEGTSNLDPFTEEGLDNLVLLMDEKLELVGYKEVDDAASLQQAPTLLPHEQFSLPPLPQSIQQMLMDNEWFMETFGHELESLAGPSGGNNEPLIGSRRYRRCLRMLLAQVGLETRRTMICRWHLIQCFESSS; encoded by the coding sequence ATGGTTATGAAGAAAGTAGAGCTTGCATGGATAGTGAATAACCCTGCTAGAAAGGCTGCCttaaaaagaaggaaacatggtCTCTCCAAGAAAGCTAAGGAGTTATCCTCTTTGTGTGATGCAGAAGTTGGCTTTGTTCTCACTAGCCAAGATGATGGCCTACGGACGGTTTGGCCTTCAGAAGAAGCCGTCAAACTACTGTTTGACAGGTTTGAGATGTTGCCACCCACTGAACAAACCCAAAAGATGGAGAACCAAGAAAGGTACCTCTTTCAGATTGCTATTAAAGAAGTTGACAAAATTAATAGaggtagaaagaaaaataatgggGAAGAAGCTCAAGAGATGCTGAATCGAATCTGTGAAGGTACATCAAATCTTGATCCATTTACAGAAGAGGGGTTGGATAATTTGGTTTTGTTGATGGATGAAAAGTTGGAGCTTGTGGGGTATAAGGAGGTAGACGACGCCGCATCGCTCCAACAAGCTCCAACACTACTGCCTCATGAGCAGTTCTCGTTGCCGCCTCTTCCACAGTCCATACAACAGATGCTAATGGACAATGAATGGTTTATGGAGACATTTGGTCACGAGCTCGAAAGCCTTGCTGGTCCAAGTGGTGGAAACAACGAGCCCTTAATTGGCAGCCGTCGCTACCGCCGCTGCCTGAGAATGTTGCTGGCACAGGTGGGGTTGGAAACAAGGAGGACAATGATTTGCCGGTGGCACCTGATCCAGTGTTTCGAATCAAGCTCCTGA
- the LOC127806333 gene encoding agamous-like MADS-box protein AGL80: MPRKKLELAWIVNDSARKATLKRRKEGFSKKAKELSSLCDAEVGFVLTSQDEAQRTVWPSEETVKPMFDRLLMMMSPTKQTQKMENHESYLFEVAIKEVDAINRGRKKNNAEEAQEMLNRIFEGTSNLDPYTIEGLDNLVLLMDEKLKLVGHKEVHASPQQAPTLPQQFPMPPFPQSIQQMLMDNQWFMETFGHQLESINAGPSGGDNESQQPPPPPPSENVVGTSGSGVGNKEDNDLPPDHPVFPAPPKFP, translated from the coding sequence ATGCCGAGAAAGAAGTTAGAGCTTGCATGGATAGTGAATGACTCTGCGAGAAAGGCTACcttgaagagaagaaaagaaggttTCTCCAAGAAAGCTAAGGAGTTATCCTCTTTGTGTGATGCAGAAGTTGGCTTTGTTCTCACCAGCCAAGATGAGGCCCAACGGACGGTTTGGCCTTCTGAGGAAACTGTCAAACCAATGTTTGACAGATTACTGATGATGATGTCACCGactaaacaaacacaaaaaatgGAGAACCATGAAAGCTACCTCTTTGAGGTTGCCATTAAAGAAGTTGACGCAATTAATAGaggtagaaagaaaaataacgCGGAAGAAGCTCAAGAGATGTTGAATCGGATCTTTGAAGGTACATCAAATCTTGATCCGTATACAATAGAGGGGTTGGATAATCTAGTTTTGTTGATGGATGAGAAGTTGAAGCTTGTGGGGCACAAGGAGGTGCATGCGTCACCTCAACAAGCTCCGACACTGCCCCAACAGTTCCCGATGCCGCCTTTCCCACAGTCCATACAGCAAATGTTGATGGACAATCAGTGGTTTATGGAGACATTTGGTCACCAGCTCGAAAGCATTAATGCTGGTCCAAGTGGTGGAGATAACGAGTCTCAacagccgccgccgccgccgccatctGAGAATGTTGTTGGCACAAGTGGAAGTGGGGTTGGAAACAAGGAAGACAATGATTTGCCACCTGATCATCCAGTGTTTCCAGCTCCTCCTAAATTTCCTTAA